From the Cydia amplana chromosome 8, ilCydAmpl1.1, whole genome shotgun sequence genome, the window ACGATACAAGACGTCTAATAAGCAGTTAACGAAGCAGGTATGCTTGCAAGGCCCTAATTGTTATATTAAGTCTATCATAATGCTTTGCATTTCTACCTTATCTTTTCAGGGAGAAGTGTCTGAATGAACCTTTTttcaagtgaaaacttctttagcggcgctgtgcacttttcgtgatggggaaaaaatgttaaactcgcgagaggtgtcacgtgaccgtaagacgtaagtcGGACACGTGAGCTGGTcaaaaaaactgttacttcaatgtcattgagttttcctttattgatttaaatgccatctagcgagtttcgctctaactggtattaatataactcgagtactaacagtgatgtgcttaggggtttcaagtaatgcgactaaagaacgctagatggcgttaacctcaattatacatagtgctgcagacattttgcaatggtgattgagttttcacttctgccagcactcctggagtgcaacccgttgtttttttatttccaggGCTACCTCTTCGGCTGCCACCTAGCCCTAGCCTGGCAAGCCTTCCTTGACTTGGAACCGTTCTCCGGCCCCGAGCCCTCTCGTTTCTCCTTAGTCGGTGCCCCGTTGGCGTTCACTCTTCAAGCAAGACCCGAGCTGTACGAATACATCGAGGCTGGGCGGAAGAGCGTGCACGATGTTGACTACCATGCGGTGAGTGGAAATCTTAGTACCTACTGTATGTTCTATAGGTACATAAGGATCGAGAAAGTATGGTGCAATTTAATGGAGAATGTGACAAAAAATGACATATTGACTCGAATTGATAAATACTTTCTGGCACACCTGGTAAtcaattaaataaaaccagTAGTCATCAGGTATTTACACCACCTAATATGTTAGCAAACTACTAGAATACGCGGAGTGTAGCAGAAATCATATCCGGGAGGTACCTATAATGTTAATCTTTTTCAACCAATAAAGTCCAACGGTTGTGGGCCGTTTCCAATCACAGCTAACTTTCAAGAACTTTGATAATTGAAATTGGCATACCCACGCACCATGCTGCAATGCGGCAGGCAGAGCAATATCGTTAGATTTTGAATGTAGAtaaccttaacacattcattgccaccgagccaaacaagacatccgcgccaggccccaaaaatttcgtcatataaagctgtagtaccacgatcccgactattggGTCGTCcgacctgggaacgaaatcattacccgatagtcgggttttcggcactgaatgtgttaactctTGTAAGACGCGCCTAGGGCTggcaccatggctgtcacgttctaacaaatatataagggcgaaagtgacgcataccatgacaggtgataaaaatgcgaccatgatagctggtcggACCAGGACTCTATAGTCGTCTATTTGACATACTTAAACACTTTTTCGTTGACAGCTATACAAAGCGGTGCTGGAGGGTGACGGCATCGAGCAGACCAAACAGCTCCAGCGAGAGCACATCGCGACCGCCTGCGAGGTACTTGACAGTTTCCCCAACTGCGACGCTAGGACCGCTCTCACCAACATCATTGTCGCCATGCATCATGACCACCTCTAGAACCAAACTAGGGTatcgtttgtagctttctaatagagcccgaaggctaatcctattgtctattgttaagtaaaaccgctcgtgtcacgtgccacaaccacctgcataaaaaatcggtacttcggttactgagtgccggcgagtcgaacgctacagaaccagtctaaaatgtgtcatcgagatgcgtaacaaaggcgcgttatcggagagcgcacctacactggttttttgagcgttggactagcccgcgctcaggtgccaaatagaataataaggacccttttttgcaggtaagtagcacgtgcggttttactgaacaatagacaataggataagccttcgggctctactagaaagctacaaactatatttaATGTTACTTATCCacctatttgtgacgttatctatgaaaagggaccttattgtcgatggcgcttacggcattattaacgatgctccgatataaatataatgccgcgtgACGCTGtccggcgtaagcgccatcgaaaataaggacccttttcatagataatgccccatttatctAGTTGTTACCTAGGTAACTAAAACGGGACTAAATCGCGTATGCAGAAATCACCACAATATGTCTACGGGAATATAAGTGTAACGTCGTAAATATTTTATCACGTTGACAGTCCCTATATAGATACAAAATGATATGACAAAGTCATACGTCCAAGTGTGCTTCCACTTTGAAGTTGTGAATTTATAGTGGAAGCACGGACTTCTGAAAAAGGTTACAGACATGTACAGGGAACGTGTTaagtttattagggttccgtacccaaagggtaaaaacgggaccctattactaagactccgctgtccgtccgtctgtcaccaggctgtatctcacgaaccgtgatagctagacagttgaaattttcacagatgatgtatttctgttgccgctataacaacaaatactaaaaacagaataaaataaagatttaagtgaggctcccatacaacaaacgtgatttttgaccgaagttaagcaacgtcgggcggagtcagtacttggatgggtgaccgtttttatgcttgttttgctctattttttgttgatggtgcgtaaccctccgtgcgcgagtccgactcgcacttggccggttttattgttTACGCAATTACGTCGCAAAAATCGTAGAAGTTGAAATCAGTAAACTGAATATAATATCAttcgtttcttaaaaaaattacactattGAGGCGAGTCGGGTGTAGGCGCCATTAGGATATCTATCAAGAATATAATTAACCAAAGTAAGGGAAGCTGCTGTAGGAAAGTATAAAAATCTATAAACTAAACACGAAAATCGACTAATAACGtttttgtctattattaaataaGAATAGTGTACTTAAACAGAAAAGTTAGGTAAGTATCTACAGGCTGTTGCCTATAACAGAAGCAATAGTGATGAATTAAAATTCTATCAGGCTGCCGCATATACACTTTTTTATTCGTGATTGATTTTGAGAATAATTAGATTAAATAGTGTTACCAATGCGTAAGTTAccatattgaaaataaatatatataacttAATATACGTGCAGTCATGCACATTGGTTACGACTATATTGTGACATATGGTTTttaaaggtatgtatttttttaaccttATTTATCGTAATTAATTATCAAAGTCTATATTGACTTGTTCTATATACTTAACTTCTATATTGTGTTTGttaaggtacctatatatttacttGTTGGTAGTGCCtatctataatttaaaaaaataatgccgttTTCCCaggttcaaaaaaatataggtaggtataggtaaatctaggtaggtacctagttaaaatgtaggtaaggATAAAAAAGTCAGACCATGTTAGAATGTAGGCACTTTATGTACTCAGGGTATTTAATAGGGtgtttcacttttgtatggagaaaaaaaagttgtgatatttttcctgacGTTGCTCATCAATCGGGTCTCCCCATTCTACAAACTATCTATTtaatttttcataataatcgattaacgtttaaaggttgcacaaattgaaaatgtggagggagaaccccatacatagcgtgaaaattaactattttttttaataacaaaatataatgaactgatactaaaatctaatgaaaaaactgaattttgcgtctaaaacacgataaaaccacttttcctttggaaacaggtggaaaaactgaaaaatcttaattagaaCATTTATCGAGTAACCAAAATCCGTGttaactactaattttaaaattgatttatatgtagaaggttcagtatcacactactcaccgctttgatggtagccacttaaaccattttctaccctccgatgtagagtcgttggttattggcaaggtgcgaagtcggtggagagggaagtggcgctgatcgtcacaaacgcaggtaatcttatggaatgtccgccattagtactagcggcagccgcttgaactaattttactccataagatttaacgtagaaagtccgccaaaatgagggcagcatcagtcgtgcacctagcgaatttgagaaaactttgttgatgttgtgcaacctctaaatattcaccgatttttttttttttggtataggTATACTATTTTTTAATCAGGAAGAACCAGAATTCGAGCAGTCAGAAgaaaatcgaaaattcggaAAAATGAAACACCCTAGTTTCTATCTAACTTAAATCTAACTTGATTGCAGATACCATTCCATGGAACTAATACCTATATGAAAATACATTgttattgtatgtatttttgtaataaatatttttacttatttcGTGTTTAATTTATAATTCTTATACCTGAAGCCGCGTTTCGAATCCTGATTCACCCATTTTGTCCTTACTTCTTTTGTCAGTTAATTGTATAATGGTTCACTTCGCTCTTTTTTAGCCAACAGCGCGATGCAAGGAGGGTGTTGTGtcatatttatctatttaataGGATAAACTTAACAACAACAGGACGTATGGAAGGAAACAACAAatctttttaaattattgtattaataaataatggtaGTTCTATTTACATGACACATTCGATTACTCTTTTGTTTTGGCAGaagacaataaaaatattgttacacaATAGGTTTGTCGTAACTTAAATTAACGCTCAGGGCGTAAAGTAACCTAAATTGTAAAAACCATATGGTAATAACCCACATTAAAACACCTGAAATCAGGCGAAATTAACAAATAAACGTCATGCTTTTTGGTTACAACTTTATGACAATACTGGTCGTTTTTGGTTTTGAGTTTAGAATTTGATGTAAAATACCACATACTTTCATGCACACTGAAGAATACACGTTACAAGCAGTCCAAGCACTCAAGTTAATGGGTATATCACAGGTTTCTAGTGAAGTGACCTAACTGATACAACGCTTATAAAAGACCGATGATACATGATTTCTTTACATACGCTACAAATTTTATCTTTACAATTTTGGTGTCAAAATGTTGCCCTTGCAAAACgcgtataaaattataaacttcGGTTTAATGCTAGTACCACAGTACGATCAAAAGTCGGTATACTTAAAATTGACGAGGGACAGAATACACCAAGAAGACATTTTGATAGTAACGTGGTTGGAAGTTGGGTAAATGAGGTTTGTAACGCGtaaatacattataaatattgCGATGGGTTTGATATGTGCAGTCCCGACGGGACCAGAGCTGGGTCACGATCGTTGGCAAGTGGCAATGGCAAGACTTTTTACAACGTCTACACAAATTATATCCAAATACAATTTTAGGCAAATTTTGGTAAGTTTCGAAACGTTAAGCATTTCCATAAGATCGACGACAATTCGCACCATTCGTTAATTTTAATTCAACTCCTACCTTACAATTTACATAGACTCCGATGTCTATTATTGCttaatttttataagttttgtcTTCAAAACTTTTAACCTATAAATAATTTCACGTTCGTCCCAATAAATTTACCATTCAATAAATACGTAcacgtaaaaaatataaactatatcAATAGTTTAATCTTTAAAACAAACTTTTTCTTAcgctaattatatattaataactattaatcagtatgttttcattcatttcaataatacgccTACTTTATAATCTTTCCAAGCGCCTGACAATTGTTTTTTTCTGCAAATATTCTATCTTATATAAATGTATGTAATTTATTACTCATCtttttattgtatgtacctaattttataaaattttatcgTCTACGTCAGATGATTAAGTCAGTAGACACATCACTTGATCAAACGATCAAGGCAATTAATGCTTTAGTTAATATCGAATGTCTACAGACCTCGGTCTGCGGCCGAACATGCAGGCACTAGTGAAAAGTAAAGAAGGCTACTTGAACATGCTAAAAACAACTGTAATAATTTAATGTGATGACGTAAAGGAAATATATTAATGTCTACAGTAACACTAAACCGTTACAAAGGAAATGATCTGACAATGGTTCACgtaatacaatataaataagttaaatactctaaaaagttaaaaatacacaCATCCTAACCTAATAGAAAAGCACTCGATATCTTTGTGGTACTAACCGTGTCGCTCGAGCGCCACCGtttgatttaataataataaatacgcCTATGCAAATGATCAGCAATACAGAGGAatggtatttaattaaaatacaattaaaacaacttaaatacataaacaaaggtacaaaaatatcaataaacaCGCTCGCCGACGGCAAGtctgccggcggcggcgcgagtaTCGTCTGACGTTTTGTACTCTGTCTCGTAAGCTAGTCACAGGTTAGTAGTTGAGATCATCGCGATGCACAAGCACTGCGTCGTATTAGAAAACACCCACAAAATATGCAGACAAAATACTAACCATTCTATTTTAAAACGTagaatgtaaaataataaaaactagatCCAAAAAGGGCCACAAATCGATTTCGGCAAACTAAAATACGACAAGAATATACAAAAAACAAATCTACACGATAACGGTCACTTCGACGATACACGATTCGATACTAACATAGTAACGTAAGACTAGCTGAAATGCGATAAAcactattaaaaaatataacttaaaattacatcTTTGATCGGAAACTCACTCGGGTGACCGGGTCCGGACCGGCCCGacttatatttaaatttcataAATCGAGGAACTACAATAGTCGGAAAGCACTGCGTCTCTACCTATAGTCTACTAATGGAAAGGCAACATCTCTCGTCTCGCTCACTCGAGCGCGGCGGACGGAGCGGAGGGTGCGGGCGGGCGGCGCTCGGGCCGTCAGGTGGCCGACTCCTGGTAGGGCCCCGTGACCGTGCAGCCGTGCATGGGGAACAGCGTGGTCCACGACGTGGTGGTGTTGGTGTGTGCGCGCAGCAGCACGTggccggcgcggcgcgcggccgCCGTGGCCTCCACCAGCGCGGCCAGCGAGCCGTAGCCGGGCACGTCGGCCCGCGCGGCGGCGCGAGGCGACGGCGACGCGGGGGCGGAGCCGGCCGCGCAAGGCGGCGGGGTCAGCCCCAGCTTCTTTAGTCTCATCTTCTCCTCCCACTCCTCGAGGCCGTGCTTCGGCCGGTTGAGGTTCCGGTGCTGGTAGAAAACTAGAGATATCCGCGTCGGATTCATCCGGTTCGGCGTCCGGACGGACGTCGTCGAGTGCATCTCGTGCTTGGCGCACTCGAAGAGCACGCTGCCGTGGCCGAGGGCGATGGCGACGCCGCCCATCTGGCCGTCCTTGAAGCACTCGAGGTTGTCCGTGACCTCGGTGACCTCCCCTATGGGCTCGGCCTTCGGCGGCTCGGGCGGGTAGGGTATGGAGAAGGGCGGCGGGTACAGGCACCAGTTCGGCGACGACTGGCACCAGTTCGGACTtggattttgataaaaatttgGCGCAAAATTAGGATTATATTGATACCCGTACGAGTTGTAGCAGTGGGGATTTCTTAGCAGCTCCTCCCTTTTGTACTTCTCGGCGTTGTAGTACGCCAAGCTGTTGTAGTCGTTGTACGTATTTTCGTACGGATTAAAATGTCCGTACGGATTTGTCGGGAAGCTGTAGGCGTTGGCCACCTGGGGGTAGTTGCCGTAGCCCTGAATCGGAGCTTGATTTCCGTAGGATTGTTGATTGACAGCTTGGAAGTTGCTGCCGGAGAACTCGGTGGGTTTGTTGGCCGCGACCATATTCTGGCTATCATCGTGGCTGATAGTGTAGTTGGCTTGGGATGTGGCAGTTTGGGGGACAGTGTTGTTCGGTGACCTATTGTCGTATGGACTTCTGTGTTCGTATCCTTGGGCTAGTGGCGTTCTGTCTGAAGGTGGATACGGTTTCAAGAATGTAGTGTTCTCCATGCCTTCGGCAGGATTGACGTGCTGTGATCGCGAGGGAGGCCGCGCCTTTGGAACCCTGAACAAGGAGTTTTCGTTTTCTGGAGTCGTAGGTTCCTTGGTTTTGGAAGGATCCCAATTCTTGGATTCGGGTGATTTCCACACACTCTTTCGCGATTCTAAGGAAGCATTTAATTCAGTACTGTTGTTTGGAGATTTTAACTCAGGAACTTGAGAAGGAGCCGGCGAGGCCGGGGTGCTCTGCGATTTCTGCGaaatttcagtcagtctcggggAGCTTGGCATATCGAAGTCTGGAAGTTTCTGCGCGAGGTCAGCTATGAGAGAGTTTTTATCTGTTTCCGCAGGATTCTTTTGGGACAACGTGTCGGAATTTGTGTCGCTTCTGTTTGAGTCCGGACTGTAGTTGTTCGGCGGAACGTTGAGATGCGCCGTCGTGGAATCGGGGTCCTCCTTGACGACGTTGCTGAACATTTCGGCGCCGGCGAAATCCGGCCACTGGTTCTGCGAGGGGTTCATCTGATCGCTACTCGGAGGGTTCGGGAACTGGTCCCTCTTCTGTAGACCGGAAGCGAAACCGGGAAGCTCATCGGGATTAGGATTCTGGCAGCTTTCGACCGGCGGAGGATTGTTGACGTGGTTCGGATACAGCGCGTTCTGGTGGTGCAGGTTGTAACTCTGCTCGTAGGAGTTATACGGCGAGTCGAGAACGGTGCTGGATATCTGGTTGCTCTGCAGCTGGGCGTCGGTGAAGTTGTCTATCATGGTGGCCATGTCGAGCAGGGCGGGGTTGCTCAGGTTGGGGTTCATGAGGCCGGTGGAGTTGTGCATGGGGTTGAAGGCGGAGTTGAAGGAGTTGTTGGGGTAGGGCGAGGGGTTGGAGTGTGCTCGCGCGGGGGTGAGCGCGCGGGGGGCGGGGGAGGCGCTATGGCTGCGCGGGCTGGGGTTGTTGCGCGCGTCGGGCTGCGGGGTGCGCGGCGCGGGGGGGTGCACGGGCTTCTTCTGGCCGGTGGGGCTGGGCTGGCTGCCGGTGGAGTTGTTGGCGTCGGTCGCTTCTTCGTCTTTCCGCTTCTTCCCGTGCCTTCGGCAGGGCTGGAGTGGGACGGAGCGCACGCGTACTTCCATGGGATATCTGTAAGCGATGAGAAAATTTAGTTATATTAATTAACTGTGTAAGCACCttcagtgaaacacttaatgtgtgaatgtcacgccctagccagacaaagaatgaaggactttggagcaggatatctggaactaaaggactttaaaacgctacccatgagctccatcatccgacacatggatatggtgggaaaagctcttgagtagttgacggatcttctctagggggtaattgcacaaaagatccctatgggtcgaagtgtatccgcaagggcccccgaaaacaataagataagataagataagcacCTTCATTGCGAAATCGGCTACGATCTGATATGCAAATCCTCAGAGGAAGACCTTATCAAAATTAAGCGTATTGAAAAATTTGTGGATACGTGACCGAAGTATCCACATTTAGAACCACTCAAAGATCGTatattgttacttattttttcaGTTTTCTGGCTACAAAGCCAAGCAAAGTAACATGATAATACATCACCACTCACTTATCCAACACCTCGAGCGCGCCGCTCTTGATCTTTTCCTCCTGCGCTTCCCTCGACCCAAACTCGTCCGTCGTGTCCAGCACGTACAAAGGCAGCACGTGTAGTTGTTCGTCGTTGGGCTTGGACAGCGAGCGGTGGCGGGCGAGGGTGACGACGGCGGTGCAGCCGTTGTTCATGTTGTGCAGGTCGCGGTGGGCGTGCGCGCAGAAGTCGATGCATGCTGTTACGCCtggaaagataagataagataaaagatagtttattcaagtaggcataattacaatgcgcttatgaacgtcaaataaagctaggtagaccggctccaaccctacacctctgccccgagaagatttaaatcccccctcaattggaggagggtatcccattatgggaccggcaacaaaagGTGAGTGGGGGTTTAGTGGGTAAAGAAACTATTCCTATCAAGACTACCAGGAAAGATAGAAGTGCATAAATTAAACTCCGTAATAATTCTTCTGTCTTCAATACCGTTCCTCGCCTTCGACAAGTGACTTTGACTAATATTTAACTATTTCGAACACGGATGGTTCTTATACAAATTGACATCTCTAATTTTATTAGAACGGTATAGCTACACTGTACACCTAATATACGTAGTACCTTAGTGGCCACGCGAGCCTTATTGCCAAATAGGCGAAACAATAAGACTTAACGtggatgcagaaaatagttcgTCAACGAGTATCATAAAGAAATTCGATGATAAATACTTACCAGAAAACGGCCGTCCCGGCTTAAACCCCAATCTACAATCCGACGCCTCCTTCTCAAACTGGCACTGGTTCTCAAAGCTCTTCGGGGCCAAGTTCATGTACAGGGGGCTCAACAGCGTCGCGAGCACGTGCATTCGCTCTTCTATTTCGGACTCTTCTGTTTTCACGGAAAGTCTGAATTTGCGGACGGTTTTGGAACGTGCGTATTTGCAGCCGTTGTAGTACATAGACCAAGAGCAGCCGAAGCTGTAGGAGGCGCCACAGGATTCTGGGTCCAGTCCTGGAATTGAAACGAATAATTATTAGTTTTTCGGAGTAATTACTTTAGTAATCCAACCCCTTTATCTATTTCTCAGAGCAAGTATACTAAACAGTGAttactagcgacatctagcgacGCATTTCATAGAATTTAGTATTtatcagtatttatttattttgttctagCGACCCgcttcggcttcgcacgggttaacaaattatacataaaccttcctcttgaatcactctatcaatTAAAAACaactgcatcaaaatctgttgcgtagctttaaagatctaagcatatatacagacagacagcggtaaacgactttgttttatactatgtagtgataacaaAAGTAcagatacatatatatttcaataaaataatataggaAGTTGACAATTGCAGGCGCTACTAGCATAAACTAATCCAgaggtcggcaacccgcggcccgcgggccgcatgcggcccgtgaacctgtcacttgcggcccgcgagcctccctggctatttcgtgtgtaatattgacaaacgacaatgtctgataaagacataaatattaacaaagtgcggcccgtgtcaacttcgttaaaaaactactatgtggcccttggctgctaaaaggttgccgaccgctgaactAATCtaacaaataagtaggtacttagtaggtacatatcaacCATATGAATATCaagatttataactcaagataggttataggcgttccaaaattgaagctcttaacttgtgacaaattggacaagttgcctttagtcgtggctggacaagcgagaaatgtgcacgtgctaacgagctcccgcacaccgaaagagaaagagatgaacgagtgtgacaaagatagatggaatgagaaaattaatcaaaaataacagatttcttcgtaggcacagaaataaaatatggaagtattttttgtgctcgtcaagtatgagtataacctatctatggttgtataatatcattgatgAATATCAAGTAATTTTTAAGGTTCATTACCTTGACAGGCGCATGTTCTGTTTTCATTAGTAGCACATCGCCGGGTGGTAGGCAAGCCGTAGCGGTTGAGTTTGTGCGACAACAGCGTGTAGTCCAAGTCGGCCTCGGACTGCGGGATGCCCTCCCACGCCACCAGACACACCACGATCCACGTGGTTGGGCACTTGTGCCCGGCGCGGCATTTCACCACCACTAGAACTTTCTCGGTGTAGCTTGAGCGACGAATCACCTGTGAAGTGGTTTCGGTTCAGCGCCGTTGATAgaaaccacagaacaagtagaatggcgatgcgagcagggtacgtgtcgccgccggttatgagcaaacgctcgcatgctagtactcgcccgcgctggccgaaaaacgtaaacatgccttttgcgccacaataacgttcagattaagaagccagacatcaaatctgtctaaaggaggcgtatccattcaccaggcacacaaggttttactaccgttgcgcgagaaatgtggaaatgtggagagggacgagcggcgacaccggttccgatactaactgcgcgcgatagccgttctaacctctttaatatgttctgtgatagAAACAAAGAGAGTGGCGTCATCTGTTGTTGAGTGGAGATAATATTTCGTCTATTTTGTGTTGGAAATTAGTGTCGCCCTCTATAGTTGAATATCCAAAGTTATTTACGATGAAACGTGTGTTTAATCAGTACAAAGTGGTTACTGATAACTTGATAAGTGATTAAGTAATGTAATTCAATAATCACATTTTATATGCAACACATAACATAGTCTGCCTGACTGACattttagtaagtaggtatagtaacATTTTGATTCTTGTGTCACTAATGAGAAAGCACTCAAGTAAATAGTCGTTGGGATCCATACACTCACCCACTTGGCCATGGGGCAGCCCTGGGCCGACTTCCCTTCCTTGCCGGTGTAGCAAACTTTCTCGATGCGTAACTCTTTGCCTGACAACCCTGTGCGACCTTCGAGCTCCTTCCGAAGCTCTGCTAGGGTTGCCGCTGCTCCTGAAATTTATAATTGGTTATTATATAGAAAAAGTCtattaatataaacaaattcgtAATCTAACCAAGTACGTTGTtagataaaaacaaataaaatatattttatttgaaaaaattcAACTTCTTATGAGAGTCAGTTATTTAGCAATACGTAACTAAACAGAACAAAAGCAAATCGAGATGAGACAATGAATGCCAAGATCTGGTTTAATAATGAtttgtactttaaaaaaaatgttttacctAAATGAGTGTAATAGCTGCCAGGTTCCGGAGGATTCTTGTCAGCGGGAAAGCAATTGCAGTCAGGCACCTCCGTCCTCGAATTGTTTTTTAACCGTTCCAGATTCTCTAAGTATTCCTTCGAGTAGTTGAATTGGTTCTCTTTAACTTTAGTTATATCTGGGACGGGGGTTGGCGGCTTTTTGGCGTCCTTTTCTTCAGGGTCGTCTTCTAGGATTTCGTCCTTAGTTTGAAGGCCGGGACAGGCGCCATCTCGCAAATGTTCTGGAGGCGGCTTCTTGGTAGACCCTTGTCGGCAGCAAGAGTAGCCTATCTCGTTGTTAATGGACGCTGGACCACCGTCCCCGGGGTACATATAAGGCTCATGGCTCTTTGGAACATTGTAGCTTAAATTTTTGTAAATCTTATGCCCTGGAGGAGAATGTTCCGACTTTATTTGTTCTATATAGTAAGGCGCTCTTGGCTCCGATGCTCTCTCAATATTAATTCGATTCTCCAATTCCTTAGCTTGTTTTTGTTGCTCGATATAATTCCGATTGTACTTCTGAAATCCcatgtttttttgtaatctTGGATACACTTCAGCTTCTTGTCTTCTCTCGTACGGGTAATTCTGAAAATTCTGGTAATTTTGCGCCTTTTGACCAAAATTTTCTTGCTTTATAGTAGAAATAGGTGGCAGCACTGTACTCTGCGAGCGTGCTATGCCGTTTGGGTATTCCCGGTAAGGGTTGTTCATGTCCTTGCTTTTGCAATAATTTGGGTTACCGTTTTGCTGAAGCCTAGAC encodes:
- the LOC134650170 gene encoding methylcytosine dioxygenase TET isoform X1, translating into MSEALRSEAGADAHLPPFSTFVGDMAENEQRILAADARLLDPGWEYYERGDAVSVIASQAQYRPWESMPITVGAKDAILRAGFSSPLDYQSVTLQPINKLPSFQSQFQTFPETTVIPETGLPSVTPVPVTASPTPSASPSQLTQLTQLTTPSSPAHLTTLAQVTPLSTTLTTLSPVNATTFHTLTAVNARSYPIVPAPLQARELAPAGQAYIDDRHIQLYQPNIATINAFPTQNGILHQNGTILHQNASLLQNIQSPTVVHVLKNEPFDMKSLQEKYTPNGLHHSNFQNPMLIESGYEKKNGFGNGSSPTRSDFRKKERRKMRANSSESDGSNMEMGSESSGQVAAVSSTAGFKSPLHGAPPMSTGPMDLDDISSEKQTKKKRKRCGECIGCQRKDNCGDCAPCRNDKSHQICKQRRCEKLTEKKVLQDIKVNMSYRGRKPLGGTAGVPGPAGVVVPGVAGLSPGVPAAASPSPAPQAPAAPSPSPATTPGMKQEHPSQPMAPMPFYAGDPNRFPTTWQTDPSQGWQNQFIQQLPTQTGQTTLDYQGNHTAYATSPYQANTTYTVQNVATTFDVTNNTYYQAGVQAVPAQRPPSARAYTPVPSPRAPHYPEYQQQYAQQATTPGVTGGNDSRPASAASYQSAVPTTSAPVYSVSQQTYERTDYQEHSEEYNGENGTGESSNDTERQDNTPNGQHSGNAEPGYLQGSSGPRASLDCSGYPGGYNGGHQYRENGQSQQQQQQQQQQQQQQQQQQQQQQQQQQQQDWQQRQWQHNQRINQQMQNQQLQNQQLQNQQMQNQVIQNQQQIQNQQQQLQSQQQQIQNQQHIQNQQQMQNHQNQHMQQQREDAEQQLFSQSDRVNLNSRLKTMILNKQSHARDGSGTPPDKGDPGEGPPRPLDERKGGAVNDDRNTTGHFLSYSHHLRDNYRLGEQYPAAGNYSQNAHAYGASEFGGGGHHVWEGGTEVPRGYDKHAKNAKTQKLPSYADVREQYGYPSAPYEAQKYAEMYGSDSLSYSQTDSKDFQSKMVIGPVSEMNQQNCAPARDTNAQTRNYDHREYDAKFRHPSAPLIPKLETPDSYQYPKDDRLKDQSRLQQNGNPNYCKSKDMNNPYREYPNGIARSQSTVLPPISTIKQENFGQKAQNYQNFQNYPYERRQEAEVYPRLQKNMGFQKYNRNYIEQQKQAKELENRINIERASEPRAPYYIEQIKSEHSPPGHKIYKNLSYNVPKSHEPYMYPGDGGPASINNEIGYSCCRQGSTKKPPPEHLRDGACPGLQTKDEILEDDPEEKDAKKPPTPVPDITKVKENQFNYSKEYLENLERLKNNSRTEVPDCNCFPADKNPPEPGSYYTHLGAAATLAELRKELEGRTGLSGKELRIEKVCYTGKEGKSAQGCPMAKWVIRRSSYTEKVLVVVKCRAGHKCPTTWIVVCLVAWEGIPQSEADLDYTLLSHKLNRYGLPTTRRCATNENRTCACQGLDPESCGASYSFGCSWSMYYNGCKYARSKTVRKFRLSVKTEESEIEERMHVLATLLSPLYMNLAPKSFENQCQFEKEASDCRLGFKPGRPFSGVTACIDFCAHAHRDLHNMNNGCTAVVTLARHRSLSKPNDEQLHVLPLYVLDTTDEFGSREAQEEKIKSGALEVLDKYPMEVRVRSVPLQPCRRHGKKRKDEEATDANNSTGSQPSPTGQKKPVHPPAPRTPQPDARNNPSPRSHSASPAPRALTPARAHSNPSPYPNNSFNSAFNPMHNSTGLMNPNLSNPALLDMATMIDNFTDAQLQSNQISSTVLDSPYNSYEQSYNLHHQNALYPNHVNNPPPVESCQNPNPDELPGFASGLQKRDQFPNPPSSDQMNPSQNQWPDFAGAEMFSNVVKEDPDSTTAHLNVPPNNYSPDSNRSDTNSDTLSQKNPAETDKNSLIADLAQKLPDFDMPSSPRLTEISQKSQSTPASPAPSQVPELKSPNNSTELNASLESRKSVWKSPESKNWDPSKTKEPTTPENENSLFRVPKARPPSRSQHVNPAEGMENTTFLKPYPPSDRTPLAQGYEHRSPYDNRSPNNTVPQTATSQANYTISHDDSQNMVAANKPTEFSGSNFQAVNQQSYGNQAPIQGYGNYPQVANAYSFPTNPYGHFNPYENTYNDYNSLAYYNAEKYKREELLRNPHCYNSYGYQYNPNFAPNFYQNPSPNWCQSSPNWCLYPPPFSIPYPPEPPKAEPIGEVTEVTDNLECFKDGQMGGVAIALGHGSVLFECAKHEMHSTTSVRTPNRMNPTRISLVFYQHRNLNRPKHGLEEWEEKMRLKKLGLTPPPCAAGSAPASPSPRAAARADVPGYGSLAALVEATAAARRAGHVLLRAHTNTTTSWTTLFPMHGCTVTGPYQESAT